Proteins from one Mycobacterium adipatum genomic window:
- the trxA gene encoding thioredoxin, whose amino-acid sequence MSTKTMTAADFESTIADNPIVLVDFWASWCGPCRAFAPVFERSSQAHPDVVHAKVDTEAQQQLAAALEIQAIPTIMAFRDGVLVYRQPGAMPAAALEDLITRVQALDMDDVRAKIAASTP is encoded by the coding sequence ATGTCCACCAAAACCATGACCGCCGCCGATTTCGAGAGCACGATTGCCGACAATCCCATTGTGCTGGTCGACTTCTGGGCCTCGTGGTGCGGTCCGTGCCGCGCCTTCGCCCCAGTCTTCGAGCGCTCGTCGCAGGCACACCCCGACGTGGTGCATGCCAAGGTCGACACCGAGGCGCAGCAGCAGCTCGCCGCGGCGTTGGAAATCCAGGCAATCCCCACCATCATGGCTTTTCGTGACGGCGTACTCGTCTACCGCCAGCCTGGCGCCATGCCCGCCGCGGCCCTGGAGGATCTCATCACCAGGGTCCAGGCGCTCGACATGGATGACGTCCGCGCCAAGATCGCGGCCTCGACACCCTGA
- a CDS encoding CoA-acylating methylmalonate-semialdehyde dehydrogenase has translation MRTISHWVNNGAFAGSSNITAPVTNPATGQVTGQVALGSTADAQAVIAAAAAAFPAWRDASLAKRTQVLFRFRELLNERKGELAEIITSEHGKVVSDALGEVSRGQEVVEFACGIPHLLKGGYTENASTKVDVYSIRQPLGPVAIISPFNFPAMVPMWFFPVAIAAGNTVVLKPSEKDPSASLWLAALWKEAGLPDGVFNVLQGDKTVVDELLTNPTIKAVSFVGSTPIAQYVYATATATGKRVQALGGAKNHAVILPDADLDLAADAMVNAGFGSAGERCMAISAAVAVGPIADDLIAKITERTVGLTTGDGTRDADMGPLVTKAHRDKVASYIDAGEADGAKVVVDGRTVTPDGAEEGFWLGPTLLDNVTPTMSVYTDEIFGPVLSVLRVDTYDQALELINTNPYGNGTAIFTNDGGAARRFQNEVEVGMVGINVPIPVPMAYYSFGGWKASLFGDSHAHGTDGVNFYTRQKAITSRWLDPSHGGIDLGFPGNA, from the coding sequence ATGCGCACCATCTCCCACTGGGTGAACAACGGCGCTTTCGCCGGTTCCTCGAATATCACGGCGCCGGTGACGAATCCGGCGACCGGCCAGGTGACCGGACAGGTCGCCCTGGGCAGCACCGCCGACGCCCAGGCCGTCATCGCCGCCGCCGCCGCCGCGTTCCCGGCCTGGCGCGACGCCAGCCTGGCCAAACGCACCCAGGTCCTCTTCCGGTTCCGCGAACTGCTCAACGAACGCAAAGGCGAACTCGCCGAAATCATCACCAGCGAACACGGCAAAGTCGTCTCCGACGCCCTCGGCGAAGTCAGCCGCGGCCAGGAAGTCGTCGAATTCGCCTGCGGCATCCCCCACCTGCTCAAGGGCGGCTACACCGAAAACGCCTCCACCAAGGTCGACGTCTACTCCATCCGCCAACCCCTGGGCCCCGTCGCAATCATCTCCCCATTCAACTTCCCCGCCATGGTCCCCATGTGGTTCTTCCCCGTCGCCATCGCCGCCGGCAACACCGTGGTCCTCAAACCCTCGGAAAAAGACCCCTCCGCCTCCCTGTGGCTGGCCGCCCTGTGGAAAGAAGCCGGCCTACCCGACGGCGTGTTCAACGTGCTCCAAGGCGACAAGACCGTCGTCGACGAACTGCTCACCAACCCCACCATCAAGGCCGTGTCCTTCGTCGGATCCACCCCGATCGCCCAATACGTCTACGCCACCGCCACCGCCACCGGCAAACGCGTCCAAGCCCTCGGCGGCGCCAAAAACCACGCCGTCATCCTCCCCGACGCCGACCTGGACCTGGCCGCCGACGCCATGGTCAACGCCGGATTCGGCTCCGCCGGGGAACGCTGCATGGCCATCAGCGCCGCCGTCGCCGTCGGCCCCATCGCCGACGACCTGATCGCCAAGATCACCGAACGCACCGTCGGCCTCACAACCGGCGACGGCACCCGCGACGCCGATATGGGACCCCTGGTCACCAAGGCCCACCGCGACAAGGTCGCCTCCTACATCGACGCCGGCGAAGCCGACGGCGCCAAGGTCGTCGTCGACGGCCGCACCGTCACCCCCGACGGCGCCGAAGAGGGCTTCTGGCTCGGCCCCACCCTGCTCGACAACGTCACCCCCACCATGAGCGTCTACACCGACGAGATCTTCGGCCCCGTCCTCTCGGTGCTACGCGTGGACACCTACGACCAAGCCCTGGAACTGATCAACACCAACCCCTACGGCAACGGCACCGCCATCTTCACCAACGACGGCGGCGCCGCCCGACGCTTCCAAAACGAAGTCGAAGTCGGCATGGTCGGCATCAACGTCCCCATCCCGGTCCCCATGGCCTACTACAGCTTCGGCGGCTGGAAAGCCTCACTGTTCGGCGACAGCCACGCCCACGGCACCGACGGCGTCAACTTCTACACCCGCCAAAAAGCCATCACCAGCCGCTGGCTGGACCCCTCCCACGGCGGCATCGACCTCGGCTTCCCCGGGAACGCCTGA
- a CDS encoding sugar phosphate isomerase/epimerase family protein — protein MKIALDPTPFHHDHDLLDLPNVVAELGYEHLQLTPHRDFIPFFNHPRADDALVARFGKACADAGVGIASVLPVLRWASPDPDAREAAVRNWKRVIQITVDLGVSVINTEFSGRPEKAEESERAFFRSMEELLPIIEREGIDVRIDPHPDDFVEDGLEAVRIIRGVNSPNIGMVYVACHTFHMGGTMGSNMTEIMRAAADLLRLVHVADTMDHHRSHGLRYITNPPGNPVRVHQHLKIGDGDIDWDEFFGGLAALGFYDREDTVMVSSVFAEDETAHEVSRYQLKTMTDYVAKYGR, from the coding sequence GTGAAGATCGCGCTTGATCCCACCCCGTTTCACCACGACCATGATCTGCTCGACCTCCCTAATGTGGTGGCCGAGTTGGGGTACGAGCACCTGCAGCTGACCCCGCACCGGGACTTCATCCCCTTCTTCAACCACCCGCGCGCCGACGACGCGCTGGTGGCCAGGTTCGGTAAGGCCTGCGCCGACGCGGGTGTCGGGATTGCCTCGGTGCTGCCGGTGCTGCGCTGGGCCAGTCCCGATCCCGATGCCCGGGAGGCGGCCGTGCGTAACTGGAAGCGGGTCATACAGATCACCGTCGACCTCGGGGTCAGCGTGATCAACACCGAGTTCTCGGGCCGGCCGGAGAAGGCCGAGGAATCCGAGCGGGCGTTCTTCCGGTCCATGGAAGAGCTGCTGCCGATCATCGAGCGTGAGGGGATCGACGTCCGGATCGACCCGCACCCAGACGATTTCGTGGAGGACGGCCTGGAAGCGGTGCGCATCATCCGCGGAGTCAACTCGCCGAATATCGGCATGGTGTACGTGGCCTGCCACACGTTTCACATGGGGGGCACGATGGGCTCGAACATGACCGAGATCATGCGCGCCGCCGCCGACCTGCTGCGCCTGGTGCACGTGGCCGACACCATGGATCACCATCGCAGCCACGGCCTGCGCTACATCACCAACCCGCCGGGCAATCCGGTACGGGTGCATCAGCACCTCAAGATCGGGGACGGCGACATCGATTGGGACGAATTCTTCGGCGGCTTGGCCGCGCTCGGCTTCTACGACCGCGAGGACACCGTGATGGTCTCCTCGGTGTTCGCCGAGGACGAGACCGCCCACGAGGTGTCCCGCTACCAGCTCAAGACCATGACCGACTACGTCGCGAAGTACGGAAGGTAG
- a CDS encoding Gfo/Idh/MocA family protein, translating into MGTDHVARLTSRISGARVVVVNDFITEKAEQIAAGIDGCRAVADPLDAIADPQVDAVVLATPGPTHEKQLLACLEHGKPVLCEKPLTTDVATSLEIVKREAELGKRLIQVGFMRRFDHEYAQLKSLLDSGDLGRALVLHCVHRNPAVPPSFDSAMVVRDSLVHEVDVTRFLFDEEVTSIQIIAPSANPAAPEGLADPQIAILRTASGRHVDVELFVTTGVAYEVRTEVVAEKGSAMIGLDVGLIRSHSGGIRGGRITPGFRERFGQAYDTEFQRWVDAVHSGGNVDGPSAWDGYAAAAVCAAGVESLNSGLPVEVTMVDRASIPGA; encoded by the coding sequence ATGGGCACCGACCATGTCGCCCGCCTGACCAGCCGGATCTCCGGAGCGCGGGTTGTCGTCGTGAACGACTTCATCACCGAGAAGGCCGAGCAGATCGCCGCGGGCATCGACGGATGCCGCGCCGTCGCCGATCCGCTCGACGCCATCGCCGACCCGCAGGTCGACGCGGTGGTGCTGGCCACTCCCGGCCCGACCCACGAGAAGCAGTTGCTGGCCTGCCTTGAGCACGGCAAGCCGGTGCTGTGCGAGAAGCCGCTGACCACCGATGTCGCCACCTCGTTGGAGATCGTCAAGCGCGAGGCCGAACTGGGCAAGCGGCTCATCCAGGTCGGGTTCATGCGGCGCTTCGATCACGAGTACGCCCAGCTGAAGTCGCTCCTGGACTCCGGTGACCTGGGCCGCGCGCTGGTCCTGCACTGCGTACATCGAAACCCGGCCGTGCCGCCGTCCTTCGACAGCGCCATGGTGGTGCGCGACTCGTTGGTGCACGAGGTCGATGTCACGCGGTTCCTGTTCGACGAGGAGGTCACCTCGATCCAGATCATCGCGCCGTCGGCCAATCCCGCTGCGCCGGAGGGCCTGGCCGATCCGCAGATCGCCATCCTGCGTACGGCGTCGGGTCGGCACGTCGATGTCGAACTGTTCGTCACGACCGGTGTCGCCTACGAGGTGCGCACCGAGGTGGTGGCCGAAAAGGGCAGCGCCATGATCGGTTTGGACGTCGGACTGATCCGCTCGCACAGCGGCGGGATCCGCGGCGGACGGATCACCCCGGGTTTCCGTGAGCGGTTCGGGCAGGCCTATGACACCGAATTTCAGCGCTGGGTGGACGCCGTGCACAGTGGCGGCAATGTCGACGGCCCGAGCGCGTGGGATGGTTATGCCGCCGCCGCGGTCTGTGCGGCCGGTGTGGAATCGCTCAACTCCGGCCTGCCGGTCGAGGTGACGATGGTCGACCGCGCCTCCATCCCGGGGGCGTGA
- a CDS encoding sugar phosphate isomerase/epimerase family protein — protein MSTILVGSAPDSWGVWFPDDPQQTPYTRFLDEVAESGYEWIELGPYGYLPTDPQQLLDELGKRNLKLSAGTVFEHLHQSQTRGDDAWNSVWTQIEDVAKLTAAAGGKHVVVIPEMWRDPATGAVLEDRNLTPEQWRHKTQGMNELGKAMFEKYGVRAQYHPHADSHVDTEENVYRFLDGTDAEFVNLCLDTGHISYCGGDNIAIIRRAPERIGYLHLKQVDPEVRAKVEAEDLPFGEAVKLGAMTEPPLGIPEMPPLLAEIEKLGIDVFAIVEQDMYPCEVDAPLPIAKRTSAYLGSCGIPSVRFS, from the coding sequence ATGAGCACCATTCTCGTCGGATCCGCCCCCGACTCCTGGGGCGTCTGGTTCCCTGACGATCCGCAGCAGACCCCGTACACCCGGTTCCTCGACGAGGTCGCCGAATCGGGCTACGAGTGGATCGAACTCGGCCCGTACGGCTATCTGCCGACCGATCCGCAGCAGCTGCTCGACGAACTCGGCAAGCGCAACCTGAAGTTGTCCGCCGGCACCGTGTTCGAGCACCTGCACCAGTCGCAGACCCGCGGCGACGATGCCTGGAACTCGGTATGGACCCAGATCGAGGACGTCGCCAAGCTGACGGCCGCTGCCGGCGGCAAGCACGTTGTCGTGATCCCCGAGATGTGGCGCGACCCCGCCACCGGGGCAGTCCTGGAGGACCGCAACCTCACCCCCGAGCAGTGGCGGCACAAGACCCAGGGGATGAATGAGCTGGGCAAGGCGATGTTCGAGAAGTACGGCGTCCGTGCGCAGTACCACCCGCATGCCGACAGCCATGTCGACACCGAGGAAAACGTCTACCGCTTCCTCGACGGCACCGATGCCGAGTTCGTGAACCTGTGTCTGGACACCGGGCACATCTCTTACTGCGGCGGCGACAATATCGCCATCATCCGCCGGGCCCCCGAGCGCATCGGCTACCTGCACCTCAAACAGGTCGACCCCGAGGTGCGCGCCAAGGTCGAGGCGGAGGATCTGCCGTTCGGTGAGGCCGTCAAGCTCGGTGCCATGACCGAACCGCCGCTCGGCATTCCGGAGATGCCGCCGCTGCTCGCCGAGATCGAGAAGCTCGGCATCGACGTGTTCGCCATCGTCGAGCAGGACATGTACCCCTGCGAGGTCGACGCTCCCCTGCCCATCGCCAAGCGCACGAGTGCCTACCTGGGTTCCTGTGGCATCCCGTCCGTTCGTTTCAGCTAG
- the iolD gene encoding 3D-(3,5/4)-trihydroxycyclohexane-1,2-dione acylhydrolase (decyclizing), translating into MVSTAPKGGEKHVDTEPSVRLTVAQATIRFLANQYVEHDGERTRFFAGCFGIFGHGNVAGLGQALLQDEIESRQAGREPGLRYVLGRNEQAMVHSAVAYARQRDRLQAWAVTASVGPGSTNMLTGAALATINRLPVLLLPADTFATRVSSPVLQELELPSSGDVTVNDAFKPLSRYFDRVWRPEQLPAALLGAMRVLTDPVETGAATVSIPQDVQAEAHDWPESLFAERTWHIARPLPERSVIARAAEVIASAGKPLIVAGGGVHYAFAEEALATLASATGIPVAESQAGKGSLNHDHPQSVGAIGSTGTTAANALAAEADVIIGIGTRYSDFTSASRTAFNNPDVRFVNINVASLDSVKQGGISVVADAREALQALSPALDGYTASDEYRTRVTELAAEWEDTVTSVYATSDDGSGLNQNQVIGLVNTLSDPRDVVVCAAGSMPGDLHKLWRTRDRKGYHVEYGFSCMGYEIAGGIGVRMAAPDRDVFVMVGDGSYLMMATEIATAVQEGVKIIPVLVQNHGFASIGGLSESLGSQRFGTEYRYRSVDGRLDGDKLPVDLAANAASLGADVIKVATAAEFADAVKVAKAAGHITVIHVETDPRIYAPDSHSWWDVPVSQESTLASTQEAYQRYSDWKKVQRPLVNPSDRH; encoded by the coding sequence ATGGTTTCCACCGCTCCGAAGGGAGGCGAGAAGCACGTCGACACCGAGCCATCCGTGCGTCTCACCGTCGCTCAGGCGACCATTCGGTTCCTCGCCAACCAGTACGTCGAACACGATGGGGAACGCACCAGGTTCTTCGCCGGCTGCTTCGGCATCTTCGGCCACGGCAACGTGGCCGGGCTGGGCCAGGCGCTGCTGCAGGACGAGATCGAATCGCGGCAGGCCGGCCGCGAACCCGGCCTGAGGTACGTGCTGGGACGCAACGAGCAGGCCATGGTGCACAGTGCGGTCGCCTACGCCCGGCAGCGGGACCGGCTGCAGGCCTGGGCCGTCACCGCCAGCGTCGGTCCCGGCTCCACCAATATGCTCACCGGCGCGGCGCTGGCAACCATCAACCGGCTCCCCGTGCTGCTGCTCCCGGCTGACACCTTTGCCACCCGCGTCAGCTCTCCGGTGCTGCAGGAACTCGAGCTGCCGTCCTCCGGTGATGTCACGGTGAACGACGCGTTCAAGCCGTTGTCGCGCTACTTCGACCGGGTGTGGCGGCCCGAGCAGCTGCCCGCGGCCCTGTTGGGTGCCATGCGCGTGCTCACCGATCCGGTCGAGACGGGAGCGGCCACGGTGTCCATCCCGCAGGACGTCCAGGCCGAAGCGCATGACTGGCCGGAATCGTTGTTCGCCGAACGCACCTGGCATATCGCCCGTCCGCTGCCCGAACGTTCGGTGATCGCCCGCGCCGCCGAGGTCATCGCCTCGGCAGGCAAGCCGCTGATCGTGGCCGGTGGCGGAGTGCACTATGCGTTCGCCGAAGAAGCGCTCGCCACGCTGGCGTCGGCGACCGGGATCCCGGTCGCCGAGAGCCAGGCCGGCAAGGGTTCGCTGAACCACGACCACCCGCAGAGCGTCGGCGCCATCGGATCCACCGGCACCACCGCGGCCAACGCGCTGGCCGCGGAGGCCGATGTGATCATCGGGATCGGTACTCGCTACAGCGATTTCACCTCGGCCTCGCGCACCGCGTTCAACAATCCGGACGTGCGGTTCGTGAACATCAACGTGGCGTCTCTGGACTCGGTCAAGCAGGGTGGCATCAGTGTGGTCGCCGATGCCCGCGAGGCTTTGCAGGCCCTGTCCCCCGCGCTGGACGGTTACACCGCCAGCGACGAATACCGCACCCGGGTCACCGAACTCGCGGCCGAGTGGGAGGACACCGTCACTTCGGTGTACGCCACCTCGGATGACGGGTCGGGGTTGAATCAGAACCAGGTCATCGGTCTGGTCAACACGCTGTCCGATCCCCGTGACGTAGTGGTGTGCGCGGCCGGCTCGATGCCCGGGGACCTGCACAAGCTGTGGCGCACCCGGGATCGCAAGGGCTACCACGTCGAGTACGGGTTCTCCTGCATGGGCTATGAGATCGCCGGTGGTATCGGCGTCCGGATGGCTGCACCGGACCGGGACGTCTTCGTCATGGTCGGTGACGGCTCCTACCTGATGATGGCCACCGAGATTGCCACGGCCGTGCAGGAGGGCGTCAAGATCATCCCGGTCCTCGTGCAGAACCACGGATTTGCCTCCATCGGTGGGCTTTCCGAGTCATTGGGATCTCAACGCTTCGGCACCGAGTACCGGTACCGTAGCGTCGACGGCCGCCTCGACGGTGACAAGCTGCCGGTTGACCTCGCCGCGAACGCCGCAAGCCTGGGCGCCGATGTCATCAAGGTCGCCACCGCGGCCGAGTTCGCCGATGCAGTCAAGGTCGCCAAGGCCGCCGGTCACATCACGGTGATCCATGTGGAGACCGATCCCCGGATCTATGCACCGGACAGCCACTCCTGGTGGGATGTGCCCGTCAGCCAGGAATCGACGTTGGCCTCCACACAGGAGGCCTATCAACGGTATTCGGACTGGAAGAAAGTCCAACGCCCCCTTGTCAACCCGTCAGATCGCCACTAG
- the iolB gene encoding 5-deoxy-glucuronate isomerase, which translates to MNSEFYIPARSADAPYIVDVTPQSAGWAESSLHVLDLGIDGSVTRSTGDEEVMILPLSGGGSVAAGDETFELSTRASVFDGPADMVYLGINQTYTLSGHGRIAICGARAGRSFPNRRVAAADVPVELRGAGNCSRQVHNFGTATTFEADSLIACEVITPGGNWSSYPSHKHDENTEFETQLEEIYYFEIDDSPSGTKGFGYHRVFGTPERPIEVLEEVRSGDVVLVPHGYHGPSIAAPGHHMYYLNVMAGSGPDRAWLICDNPDHTWLRGSWEHQEIDPRLPMRKTQGE; encoded by the coding sequence ATGAACAGCGAGTTCTACATCCCGGCCCGGTCCGCGGACGCGCCCTACATCGTCGATGTCACCCCGCAGTCGGCCGGTTGGGCCGAGTCCAGCTTGCACGTCCTCGATCTCGGCATCGACGGATCGGTGACCCGCAGTACCGGTGACGAGGAGGTGATGATCCTGCCGCTGTCCGGCGGCGGATCCGTCGCAGCCGGTGACGAGACCTTCGAACTGTCGACGCGGGCCTCGGTTTTCGACGGTCCGGCCGACATGGTCTACCTCGGCATCAACCAGACCTACACGCTGTCCGGGCACGGTCGCATCGCCATCTGCGGTGCCCGGGCCGGCCGGAGCTTCCCCAACCGGCGGGTCGCCGCCGCCGACGTGCCCGTCGAGTTGCGCGGGGCCGGCAACTGCAGCAGGCAGGTGCACAACTTCGGCACGGCGACCACGTTCGAGGCCGACTCGCTGATCGCCTGCGAGGTCATCACTCCCGGCGGCAACTGGTCGAGCTACCCGTCCCACAAGCATGACGAGAACACCGAGTTCGAAACCCAGCTGGAAGAGATCTACTACTTCGAGATCGACGACAGCCCATCCGGGACAAAAGGTTTCGGCTACCACCGGGTGTTCGGCACGCCCGAACGTCCGATCGAGGTGCTCGAGGAGGTCCGCTCCGGGGACGTCGTGCTGGTGCCGCACGGCTACCACGGCCCGTCCATCGCGGCCCCCGGCCACCACATGTACTACCTCAACGTGATGGCCGGATCGGGACCCGATCGCGCCTGGCTGATCTGCGACAACCCCGACCACACCTGGCTGCGCGGCAGCTGGGAACACCAGGAAATCGACCCGCGCCTGCCGATGCGCAAGACCCAAGGAGAGTGA
- a CDS encoding Cgl0159 family (beta/alpha)8-fold protein: MSEPPVRTYADVTAIRTANPTAVAQAWQARAARPTVRGDGRLMIVAADHPARGALAVGDRPTAMNSRIELLDRLRAALADPGVDGVLATADILDDLVLLGALEDKVVFSSFNRGGLAGSSFELDDRMTGATAASTAAANMNGGKMLCRIDLDDAGTVATMAACAQAVDELAAHGLIAMLEPFMSSRVNGKVRNDLSPDAVVKSVHISQGLGSTSAYTWMKLPVVPEMDRVMESTTMPTLLLGGDPTDPDAAFASWEKALALPAVKGLIVGRTLLYPPDDDVAGAVSTAVKLVR, translated from the coding sequence ATGTCTGAGCCACCAGTGCGGACGTATGCCGATGTGACAGCGATCCGGACCGCCAACCCCACCGCGGTCGCACAGGCCTGGCAGGCCCGGGCCGCGCGACCGACGGTGCGCGGGGACGGCCGCTTGATGATCGTCGCCGCCGACCACCCTGCTCGTGGTGCGCTGGCGGTCGGTGACCGGCCGACCGCCATGAACAGCCGGATCGAGCTGCTGGACCGGCTGCGTGCCGCCCTCGCCGATCCGGGTGTGGACGGCGTGCTCGCCACCGCCGATATCCTCGACGATCTCGTCCTGCTGGGCGCACTCGAGGACAAGGTGGTGTTCTCCTCGTTCAACCGCGGCGGGCTCGCCGGGTCCTCGTTCGAGTTGGATGACCGGATGACCGGCGCCACCGCAGCCTCGACCGCTGCGGCCAACATGAATGGCGGAAAGATGCTGTGCCGCATCGACCTCGACGACGCGGGCACCGTGGCCACCATGGCGGCCTGCGCACAGGCCGTCGATGAACTGGCCGCCCACGGTCTGATCGCCATGCTGGAGCCGTTCATGTCGTCGCGGGTGAACGGCAAGGTCCGCAACGACCTCTCCCCCGACGCCGTCGTCAAGTCCGTGCACATCAGTCAGGGCCTCGGGTCCACCTCGGCCTACACGTGGATGAAGCTGCCGGTGGTACCCGAGATGGACCGCGTCATGGAGTCCACGACCATGCCGACGCTGCTCCTCGGCGGCGACCCGACCGATCCCGATGCGGCGTTCGCCAGCTGGGAGAAGGCACTGGCGCTGCCCGCGGTGAAGGGCCTGATCGTCGGGCGCACTCTGCTCTACCCGCCCGACGACGACGTCGCCGGCGCCGTGTCGACCGCGGTGAAGCTGGTGCGCTGA
- the iolC gene encoding 5-dehydro-2-deoxygluconokinase, whose amino-acid sequence MSTERPSSAEPFDVIAIGRSGVDVYPLQTGVGLEDVESFGKFLGGSAANVAVAAARLGNRTALISGTGDDPFGRFVRNELTRLGVDSRYVHTHSEYPTPVTFCEIFPPDDFPLYFYRKPSAPDLQITADEIDTDAVCDARLFWSTVTGLSEEPSRSAHFAAWEARARKPLTVLDLDYRPMFWDSPAAASEQVQRALRHVTVAVGNREECEIAVGETSPHKAADALLDLGVELAVVKQGPRGVLGKSKRSSVTVAPNEVDVVNGLGAGDAFGGSLIHGLLRGWPLEKTLRYANAAGAIVASRLECSTAMPTAAEVADLAEQPAVEAVNV is encoded by the coding sequence GTGTCTACTGAAAGACCCTCCAGCGCGGAACCGTTCGACGTGATCGCCATCGGGCGCAGCGGCGTGGACGTCTATCCCCTGCAGACCGGCGTCGGACTCGAAGACGTCGAGTCGTTCGGCAAGTTCCTCGGCGGCAGCGCCGCCAATGTCGCCGTCGCGGCCGCCCGGCTCGGTAACCGGACCGCGTTGATCTCCGGGACCGGCGACGACCCGTTCGGGCGATTCGTACGTAACGAGCTCACCCGGTTGGGAGTCGACAGCCGGTACGTCCACACCCATTCCGAGTACCCCACCCCGGTCACCTTCTGTGAGATCTTCCCGCCGGATGACTTTCCGCTGTACTTCTACCGCAAGCCCTCGGCTCCCGATCTGCAGATCACCGCCGACGAGATCGACACCGACGCCGTGTGCGATGCCCGCCTGTTCTGGTCCACGGTGACCGGCCTGTCCGAAGAGCCCAGCCGCAGCGCGCATTTCGCCGCGTGGGAGGCGCGCGCACGCAAGCCTCTGACGGTCCTGGATCTCGACTACCGCCCGATGTTCTGGGACTCCCCAGCCGCCGCCTCCGAACAGGTCCAGCGCGCGCTACGCCACGTCACGGTCGCTGTCGGTAACCGCGAGGAATGCGAGATCGCCGTCGGCGAGACCAGCCCGCACAAGGCGGCCGACGCCCTGCTCGACCTCGGTGTCGAACTGGCCGTCGTCAAGCAGGGACCGCGCGGGGTGCTCGGCAAGTCCAAGCGCAGCTCGGTGACCGTTGCACCCAACGAGGTGGATGTCGTCAACGGGCTGGGCGCCGGAGACGCCTTCGGCGGCAGCCTCATCCATGGACTACTTCGAGGCTGGCCACTGGAGAAGACACTGCGCTACGCCAATGCCGCCGGCGCCATCGTCGCCTCCCGTCTCGAATGCTCGACCGCCATGCCGACCGCAGCCGAGGTCGCCGATCTCGCCGAACAGCCCGCGGTGGAGGCCGTCAATGTCTGA
- a CDS encoding GntR family transcriptional regulator, with protein MDVPLAVELDRSSPVPLYYQLAQAIEASIRNGDLAPGDRFENELALASRLALSRPTTRRAIQELVDKGLLVRKRGVGTQVVQNPVHRRVELTSLFDDLAKSGQDPTTQLLQYHSGIADEEIAAELNLGKDHEIVTIQRLRCANGEPLAVMTNHLPIEIAPDAEELEASGLYQALRGRGVHIRLARQRIGAKPANRNEARLLHEKAGAPLLTMSRTAFDDSGRAVEFGSHCYRASRYYFETTLVDR; from the coding sequence GTGGACGTGCCGTTAGCTGTCGAGCTGGACAGGTCCAGCCCTGTTCCCCTCTACTATCAACTCGCCCAGGCGATCGAAGCCTCGATCCGCAACGGCGATCTCGCCCCCGGCGACCGGTTCGAGAACGAACTCGCACTGGCGAGCCGGCTGGCCTTGTCGCGGCCGACCACCAGGCGGGCGATCCAGGAACTCGTCGACAAGGGTCTGCTGGTGCGCAAGCGCGGCGTCGGCACCCAGGTGGTGCAGAATCCCGTGCACCGCAGGGTGGAGCTCACCAGCCTGTTCGACGATCTCGCGAAGTCCGGCCAGGATCCGACAACGCAGCTGCTCCAATACCACTCCGGTATCGCCGACGAGGAGATCGCCGCCGAGCTCAATCTGGGCAAGGATCATGAGATCGTCACCATTCAGAGACTGCGTTGCGCCAATGGGGAGCCGCTCGCGGTGATGACGAATCATCTGCCCATCGAGATCGCGCCAGATGCCGAGGAGCTCGAGGCCAGCGGTCTCTACCAGGCACTGCGCGGGCGCGGTGTGCACATCCGACTGGCCCGGCAACGCATCGGAGCCAAGCCGGCCAATCGCAACGAGGCGCGGCTTCTCCATGAGAAGGCCGGCGCGCCGCTGCTCACCATGAGCCGCACGGCGTTCGACGACTCCGGCCGCGCGGTCGAGTTCGGTAGTCACTGCTACCGCGCTTCGCGGTACTACTTCGAGACCACGCTCGTCGACCGCTAG